A genomic region of Prionailurus viverrinus isolate Anna chromosome D4, UM_Priviv_1.0, whole genome shotgun sequence contains the following coding sequences:
- the TLR4 gene encoding toll-like receptor 4 isoform X2 — protein MPNLEYLDLSNNKIQNIYPKDLQVLHQKPLLNLSLDLSLNPLDFIQPGAFKEVKLRELTLRSNFNSTDVMKASIQGLAGLQIHQLVLGEFKNERNLERFDKSILEGLCNLIIEKFRIAYFDKFSEDAIDSFNCLANVSTISLVHLYFNGLKQLPKNLGWQRLELVNCEFEQFPTWKLDSLKELVFSANEVGNTFTQVKLESLEFLDLSRNDFSFKSCCSERDLGTTRLKHLDLSFNNIITISSNFLGLEQLEYLDFQHSSLKQVSDFSVFLPLKNLRYLDISYTHTQVAFHGIFNGLISLQILKMAGNSFQDNFLPNIFMELTNLTILDLSDCQLEQVSQVAFNSLPKLQLLNMSHNHLLSLDTLPYEPLHSLQTLDCSFNRIVASKEQELWHFPSNLSSLNLTRNDFACVCEHQSFLQWVKDQRQLLVEVEQMVCAKPLDMQGMPMLNFRNATCQVRKTIITVSVFTVLLVSLVVVLVYKFYFHLMLLAGCKKYSRGESTYDAFVIYSSQDEDWVRNELVKNLEEGVPPFQLCLHYRDFIPGVAIAANIIQEGFHKSRKVIVVVSQHFIQSRWCIFEYEIAQTWQFLSSRAGIIFIVLQKLEKSLLRQQVELYRLLNRNTYLEWEDSVLGRHIFWRRLRKALLDGKPRSPEGMADAEGS, from the coding sequence ATGCCCAACCTTGAGTATTTGGATCTTTCCAATAACAAGATCCAAAATATTTATCCTAAAGACTTACAGGTTCTACATCAAAAGCCTCTACTCAACCTTTCTTTAGACTTGTCCCTCAACCCTTTAGACTTTATCCAACCAGGTGCCTTTAAAGAAGTTAAGCTCCGTGAACTGACTTTGAGAAGTAATTTTAATAGTACAGATGTAATGAAAGCTTCTATTCAAGGTCTGGCAGGTTTACAGATCCATCAGTTGGTTCTgggagaatttaaaaatgaaaggaacttGGAAAGATTTGACAAATCTATCCTGGAGGGACTGTGCAATTTGATCATAGAAAAATTCCGGATAGCATACTTTGACAAGTTCTCAGAGGATGCTATTGACTCATTTAATTGTTTGGCAAACGTTTCTACCATTTCTCTGGTGCATCTGTATTTCAACGGGCTAAAACAGCTCCCTAAAAATCTCGGATGGCAACGGTTAGAATTGGTTAACTGTGAATTTGAACAATTTCCCACATGGAAGCTGGACTCTCTCAAGGAGCTTGTTTTCTCTGCCAACGAAGTTGGGAACACTTTTACTCAGGTTAAGTTGGAAAGCCTTGAGTTTCTAGATCTCAGTAGAAATGACTTTAGTTTCAAGAGTTGCTGTTCTGAGAGAGATTTGGGGACAACCAGACTGAAGCATTTAGATCTAAGCTTCAACAATATTATTACCATAAGTTCAAACTTCTTGGGCTTAGAACAGTTAGAATATCTAGACTTCCAGCATTCCAGTTTGAAACAGGTCAGTGATTTTTCAGTATTCCTACCCCTCAAAAACCTCCGTTACCTTGATATTTCTTACACTCACACCCAAGTTGCCTTCCATGGCATCTTCAATGGCTTGATCAGCCTCCAAATCTTAAAAATGGCTGGCAATTCTTTCCAGGACAACttccttccaaatattttcatGGAGCTGACTAACTTGACCATTCTAGACCTCTCTGATTGTCAGCTGGAACAGGTGTCCCAAGTGGCATTTAACTCACTCCCTAAACTTCAGTTGCTAAATATGAGTCACAACCACCTCTTATCATTGGATACACTTCCTTATGAACCTCTTCACTCCCTCCAGACTCTGGACTGCAGTTTTAATCGTATAGTGGCCTCTAAGGAGCAAGAACTATGGCATTTTCCAAGTAATCTATCTTCCTTAAATCTTACTCGGAATGATTTTGCCTGTGTTTGTGAACACCAGAGTTTCCTGCAGTGGGTCAAGGACCAGAGGCAGCTCTTGGTGGAAGTTGAACAGATGGTGTGTGCAAAACCTTTGGACATGCAGGGCATGCCCATGCTGAATTTTAGGAATGCTACCTGTCAGGTGAGAAAGACCATCATTACTGTGTCGGTTTTCACTGTACTCTTGGTTTCTCTGGTGGTGGTTCTGGTGTATAAGTTCTATTTCCACCTGATGCTTCTTGCTGGCTGTAAAAAGTATAGCAGAGGTGAAAGCACCTATGACGCCTTCGTTATCTACTCAAGCCAGGATGAAGATTGGGTGAGGAATGAATTGGTAAAGAACTTGGAGGAGGGGGTGCCCCCTTTTCAGCTCTGCCTTCACTACAGAGACTTTATTCCTGGTGTGGCCATCGCCGCCAACATCATCCAGGAAGGTTTCCATAAAAGCCGGAAGGTTATCGTCGTGGTGTCCCAGCACTTTATCCAGAGTCGATGGTGCATCTTTGAGTATGAGATTGCCCAGACTTGGCAGTTTCTGAGCAGCCGTGCCGGCATCATCTTCATCGTCCTGCAGAAGTTGGAGAAGTCCCTGCTGCGGCAGCAGGTGGAGCTGTATCGCCTTCTCAACAGGAACACCTACCTGGAGTGGGAGGACAGTGTCCTGGGGAGGCACATCTTCTGGAGACGACTCAGAAAAGCCTTGCTGGATGGTAAACCACGCAGTCCGGAAGGAATGGCAGATGCAGAAGGCAGCTAG